The Elusimicrobiota bacterium genomic sequence CGAGGCGTCTTCTTTGTTCAGGAAGATCGAGGCCTTGAAGTCCTTCTACGCCTTTCAGGTCTCGGAGCGCCGGATTTCGGAAAGCCCGGCGGAGCCCTTTCGTTCGCCAAGGCTGGCCGAGCGCCTCCCGAAGTTCCTGACCATCGAGGAAATGGAGAGGCTTCTGCGCTCTTCAGGCGGCGCCGCCTTCGAGCCGGCCCGGGCCCGGACCATGCTCGAGCTTCTCTACGCCACGGGCATGAGGGTCTCGGAGCTTCTTGACCTCAAGCCCGACTCCCTAAATCTGGAGGACGGCTGGGTGCGTGTTTTCGGCAAGGGCGCCAAGGAACGGCTCATCCCGGTCCATGCCCGGGCCGTTTCGCTTCTGCGCCAGTACCTGGTCCTGCGCGAGAGAAAGTTCAAAAACCGGACTCCCGCCCCGGAGCTGTTCTTGAGCCGGAAAGGCGGCCGCCTTTCCCGGGTCCAGTTTTGGCGAGACCTCAAGGCCCTGGGAAAGAAGGCCGGGATTTCCAAGCCCCTGCACCCCCATATTCTGCGCCATACCTTCGCGACCCATCTTTTGCAGGGAGGAGCCGACCTGCGCGCAGTCCAGGAGATGCTGGGCCATTCCAGCCTCGCCACGACCCAAATCTATACGCACTTGGAGAAGTCCGGACTCAAGGCCGCCCATCGCAGGCATCACCCGAGAGGCTGAAGTGAATTTTTTCTGGATATTTTTATTGAACGCGAGCCTCGTCATGGGCGTGCAGCCCCCATCAACGTCGAAAGCCGCTCCCGAGACCGTGGAACTGGTCGAGCTCATCTTGAAGTCTTCCCTGGAGAGCTTGAGCGAGCTCTCCTCCGAAAAAATCGAGGAATTCCTGGCCGTGGACGCCGAGAGCCTCCCCAAGAAGCTGCGCCAGCGCTTCAAGGCCAAGAGTCTCGAGCTGCGCAATTGGATGCAGATGCGCAAGGGCAAGGAGAAAGGCATCATCCGCATGCCGGAGAAGAACTGCTCCCCCGTCTCGGGCTCCAAGGGCGACGAGGTTCAGGTCCTCATCATGGCGGGTTTCACCGAGATCACCAAGCAGGAGAAAGAATACCTCGAGCGCAAGACCAAGTGCACGGAAGAGGACATGATGTGCGAGTTCACCTTGCAGATCGTGGTCGAGAAGAAGACGAAGGGGTTCAAGCAAAGGCGGTTTTTCCTGCACCCCCGCGATCCCCTCATGGCTTTCGTGGGCGAATTCCGCGCCGGGGCCAAGGGCGGCAACACCAATTTCTTCGGCATCGGCGGGCCCAGCTGTTCGCATTGAACCAGCGGGTCCTTCGGCCTACCACAGATATTCCCTAACGGCCCATGCCTAAATCCGGCCGTGAGCCTATAATATCATGGCGTCTGTGACCAGGGTACTGCGGGCTTTTCTAGCTTCTCTCCTGTTTTTATCCGCCGGCTTCAACCCGGCTTGGGCCAGCCTCCGTCCCACCCTCAAGCCCATCAAGCTCCAAACAACCCTGGCCCTGCCGCGGTTCCAGGGCTTTGCCCTGCGCCTGCGCGCCGGGATGTCGTCATGGCGCTCCCCTATGTCCGCAAACAGGGCGCCGGCGGCCGAGGCCTTGACGCGGGAGGGCCGGCTTTTCGACCAGCAGGTTCCGCGGCTGGCCCTGGCCGGCGCCGTCCTGGCCGGGGCCTGGGCCTTGGGTCATTTCGGGGTTGTTCCCGACATGGGCCATGGGGCATCGCTTGCCGCGGTTTTTGCCATTCCGGTATTTTTTAACGAAGGGGGGCATGATTCCACTGCCGGGCGAAGAATTCGCGATATCCTGCGAAAAGATTATGGCCCTGGAGTTTTGATTCCCATTGAAGGGAAAATCAGCGGTGACATACAGAAGACGACCGCTATGGATTCCTACGCTTACAAACGCGGCCTGGTGTGGCTGCGGATCAACAATCATTTGGCGCTGCTTTCAAATGGGAACGCGCTTTTCGTGGATTTTGAGAGCAAAGAGACGGAACTTCCTTCCGAGCTCAGGGACATCAATGTCCAGGTTCGTAGAGCTATTTCTAATTTAAACAGCGGAGAATTTCAAAGGCAGGCCCACGCCTTGGACGAGCTTAAGGAATGCCGGCGCCGCTACGCTCGGCTGAAGTATTCCGGAGTGGAGGGCTTGGAATCGCGCCTGGCCCAGGTCCGGGCCCTCGAGATCAACGGGGCCTTTGAGCTCTTGCGGCGCCAAGCCAATGAGGGCACTGATAAGGATGCGCTGGCTTATCTGACCGAAGCTTATGCGGACGCGTCCTCCCAGGCGTGGCCAAAAGCCGGGAGCATGGTCCAGGCATGGCTTAGGACCTTGGCCGCCAGCACCGAGCTGGCTCCCCTCAAGAACTTCACGGCCAACCTGGACAGCAAGTTGGACTATCCGGATGTCCTGGATTACGATCCCGAGGTCGCGGAGCGCGTCGAGGGTTGGCGAAGCAAGTTCTCCGGCTCCGGAATATCGGACAAGCTGGAGGGGATTCTCCGGCAGGCCGAAACAGGCCTTCGCTTCCTGGAGGGGAAGAGCTTCCCCGAGCACACGCAGGCCTTCGCCCATTTGGAGCGGGCCGTCATTCAGGGCCGGGAATGGGTGAGCCACAACAACTACTTCTCCGGTTGGGATGATGTCCAAACCCTTTATCACAGGTGCCTCCTGATACTAATGCGCGATTTGGCCAAGGCCTCTCGGGCCGACCCCGAGCTCCTGGAGGAACTGGAGGACCGGCACGCCGATGTCGGAAGCGATTGGGGCAAGGTCGTTTTCAGCCCGCGCTTGGCGGATTTCTTGAACAAAATCCTCAACGCGCCGGATCAGCATTGGGAATATTCCCTGAATTGGAGTTTCTCCCTGACCCCCGATGAGGGGCGGGAGGCCGTCAATGCGATTCACGTGCTGAAGAGGCTGCTTCCTAGCACGGACGAATCGACAGCGCGCTACCCGCAAATCATGGAGAAGCACATTCCCAGCGGCGCCATCACTGAGCAGGACCTTCTTTGGACGCCGCCCAGCCGCGAGAAAGCAGGCTTGCCGGAGTTGGGGGAGGAGGCTCCCGCGCCTCCGTCCGGGGATTGGGGGATCACTTTGTCCCTCATAGGCGAAGAGATCCAGCGGAGCCCAGGCATTTCCGGGGGCCTCAAAAGACAGTTCCAACGTCTGGATTCGGACGACGCCAAGATGTGGGCCGTGGCGTATCGAATACTGAATCCTGTCTTGCGGGAATTGGAAAGCCGGGGGTGGTCCGCCAAGAAAAGTTTGGGCAAAAATAAAAGGAGAGAACTTTTGAGAGCCGTCCTCTCCGCCATCGCGGCGGCCAAGGAGGCGGCCCTGCGCGACGCGGAGAAGGTGCAGGATGCCTTGGATCGCGGCGGAGTCTGGGCCAAGACGCGCAGCCCCATGACGTTCCGGCAAGCCTTGGAGTTGGCCGAGGACCTCCTTTTCGTCCGGCACTATTACCTGGGCCGGAAAACGGCTCTTGATGTTGACAAACACCGCAAGGAATTGAGGTCGCGGCTCGGCATCAGGGATTAGAACATGAGGCGCAAACGTCTAGGATTCCTGCCGAGAAATTGAAGCTGGTGCTTCTTCAGAAGAATGAATGTTTAACGCTAAAGCCTTTCGACCACCATCGCCCCGCCCATCCCGCCTCCGGCGCAGGCCGCAAGCATTCCATAGCGCCCCGTGGGGTTGGCCTTCAGGGCGTAGAGCAGGTTCAGCATGAGCCGGGCGCCGGTAGCGCCCAAGGGATGCCCCAAGGCGATAGAGCCTCCGTGGGGGTTTAGAGCTCCCGAGGAGAATTTTTCCTGCCAATCGTGGCCGAAGCGCTCCCGGCCCAGCTTGAAGATGGAGAGAACGGTCGCGGCGAAGGGCTCGTGCAATTCAACATGGTCGAGCTCTGCGAACTTCACGCCGGCCTTTTCGAGGGCCACGGGAGCGGCCAAAGCGGGAGCCACGCCCATGTGGGCTGGGTTGTTGCCGTGGAAGCCCCAGCCCTTGAGCTCGGCCAGGATCTCGAGGCCGAGGGCCTTGGCCTTCTCCTCGGTCGCGACAATAAGGGCCGCGGCCCCGTCCGAGCGCCCGCAGGAGTTGAAGAGGGTGACGGAGCCCGTAGCTCCTTCCTGGAATTCTTTTCCAATGTAATGCCCGAAGTCGCGGTAGAAGTCCCTCAAGGAATAGCTGGAATTGTCGAAAAGGGCCGGGGCCTTGGCGAACATTTGGGGTTTGGCCACCAAATCCTTGCGCAGGAAGGGGTATTCGTCCTTCTCGAGGCCGGCTCCATCGGCCTTGGCCGGGACCACGTGAGAGGCGTAGAAGCCCTTGTTCCAGCCCTCGATGGCCCGTCTGAAGCTTTCGTGGGCGTATTGGTCCTGGGCTTGGCGGGTGATCCCGTAGATTTGGGCGCAGACCTCGGCCGTGCCGGCCATGTTGATTTTTTTGACCGGATCGGTCAGCCCCTCCTCCATGGAGTCGATCACGGCCACCTGGGGGCTGGAAGGGAGGCTCGCCCATTTTTCCTTGACCGTTGCCAGGCTTCTCAGTTCTTTGAGGCTGCGGTTGCCTTCAATAGTATAGGGCATGCGGGACATGCACTCGGTCCCGCATGCGATGTAGAGTTCCCCCTCGCCGGCCAGGATGAAGCGCGCGGCCGCGGAAATAGCCTCGATCGAGGAAACGCAATTGTTCTGGACCGTGACGGCCTGGGCTTTTTCAGGCAGGCCGCAGCGCAGGAGAGCCACACGGGCGATGTTTGGCGCGGAAAAGCTCTGCCCCACCCAGCCCGCGATGAGCCCGTCCACGGCTTCCTTGGGCAGCTTAGATTTTTGGAGTAGGCCCTCCACCGCGATCTGTAGGAGCGCCTCGGGGCTCAGATTCGCCAAGGAGCGGGAGATGTGCCCGATCGGCGTCCTGGCTCCGACGCCTAGAATGATTTTTTTGGATTCGGCCCGCATTCGGTTATAGTATACTAATTGAATTCGGTGACAGTTAACGGAATTCCTCACCCAATTCCCCATGCGTAAACTAGTATTTATTGGCAGCCATTTGGGCTATCCCATGGACAAGACCCCACTGGGCGGGGGGGCCATGGTGGGGGTCAAGCTCGTCCAGCATTGGCCCCAGGACGGCTTTGAGCTGGCGGTCCTGGGCTCTGGAGCCCTTCCTCCCCGGCCTGGCCTCGAATACGCCCAAATCCAGACTCCTACCGCGGCCAAGCACCGGGGGCTCGTGCGCCTTTCGGAATGGGATTACGGCTCCTTCTGCCGCGAGTTCGAAGAGGGCAGCACGCGCTGGCTCCTGGAGCGGCGGGAGCGCTTCCCGCCGCGGGAGACCTGCGTGCTCGTTAACGACGTCTCCGAGGGCCCAGACCTGGCGGCTCTCTCCGAGGCCGGCTACCGTATCGTGTCCCTCTGGCACGTGGATGTGGTGGATTATTTCAACAAGATATACCTCAAAAGCTGGCTCTCTGCTCGAACCGCGGCTGCCGGCTACGAGAGGCTGAGGGCCATGGGCGCAAGCCGAATTCTGCCTGACCTTCTGCGCCTGGTCTTCGAGAAGCAGAGAGAGACAGTCAGGCTCTCCCGGCGACTGATCGTGCCTTCCCGGGCCATGAGCGAGACCTTGCTCGACTGCTACGGCTGCGCGGTCATGACGCGCGGGGAGCTCGCGCGCCGGATTTCCGTGCTTCCCTGGGGCATGTGGCGCGACCCGGTGAGCGAGGATGAGTCCCAAGCCCGCGCTCGAGTCCTCAAGGACCGCTATCGGATCGGGACCCACACCACCACCGTGATGACTTTGAGCCGGATCTCCCCGGAGAAAGGGATACATCTTCTCATCGAGGCTTTGCGCCTCCTCGAGAAAAAAAGCTTTTTCCAAGACCGCGACTGCTGCCTCTTATTGTGCGGCGAGGCGGCTTTCATGCAGGGGTCGCGCTACCTAGAGCAGGTCAAGGAGACCGCGGCCCGGCTGTCCCGGGTGCGGGTGTTCTTCCCCGGCTATCTCTCGCCCCTGGAGAAGCAGGCGCATTTGAGCCTGGCCGACCTTTTCGCTTCTCCTTCCATCCACGATAGCTACGGCCTCAGCATCGTCGAGGCCATGCAGGCGGGCCGCGCGGTCCTGGCCAGCGATCATTATGGGGTGCGTGACCTCTTGCGGCCGAGTTTCGGCCGCAAGGTGGCCTACCCCAGCTTGGGCGAGGCCCCGGCGGCCCTGTCCGCGGCCTTGGAGGATATTCTTTCGCAGAGGCGCAGGCTCAAGGCCATGGGCCAGGCCGCGCGCCTGGCCGCCGAGGGCATGCCTTTCGAGAAGGCGGCGGCCGAGGTCCTGCGCCTGTCACTCGAGGAAGAGGCCTTCCATGAAGCCCGGCTTTAAGGTTGGTCTCAAGGTGGACATGCCAGCCGTGGTCAAGCCATCCATGAAGCCCTATCTGGAGGGCTTGGTCAGCCATCGGCTCTACGCCACTTGGGCCATGGTCTACCACATGGAAACGGCCTCGCGCATGCTGCTGGCCCCATATCTAGAGCCCAGCGAGGAGGCGGTGGGGGCGGGGGTCCTGGTCAAACATCTGCGTCCCGCGCGCCTGGGTTCGCCCCTGCACGTGGTGGGCACCTTGGTCCGGGTGAGGGGCTCGCGGGTCTATTCGCGCATCGAGGTGTTTACCCGACACCGGAAGGTGGGCGAAGGTTCCACCATGCAGGTGGTGATGTCGCGGGCGCGGTTCGCTCGGCTTCTGAAGGAGGCGCGCTAACATGGCAGTCCGTGAAGCGGTGGCGGTGGCGGCGGTGCGGTCTCCCGTGGGCAGGCTCGGGGGGGCCTTGGCCGGGGTGCGCCCGGACGATTTGGCCGCGGCCGTGATAGCGGCCCTCTTGAAGAAGGCCCCCCGCCTCGACCCGGCCGAAATATCGGACGTGTACCTTGGCTGTGCCAACCAGGCGGGCGAGGACAACCGCAACGTCGCGAGAATGGCCGCGCTTTTGTCTGGTCTCCCCCAGTCGGTGCCCGGCTGCACTGTCAACCGCCTCGGCGCTTCCGGCTTGGAGGCCGTCAATGCCGCGGCCCGCGCCATCCTGGCCGGGGAGGGCGACGTCTATGTTGCGGGAGGAGTGGAGAGCATGAGCCGGGCGCCGTGGGTCCTGCCCAAGGCCGAGGCTCCCTATCCCTACGGCAACCTCACGGCCTACGACACCGCCCTCGGCTGGCGCTTTCCCAATCCCCGCCTCGAGAAGATGTTCCCCCTCTACAGCATGGGGGAAACGGCTGAGAACGTGGCCGAGCGCCATAACATATCGCGCAAGGATCAGGACGCCTTCGCCCTGCGCAGCCACCAAAGGGCTGTCGCGGCGCAGACCGGCGTTTTCAGTGAGGAGATCGTCCCCATCCAAGTCATCGGCCGCAAGGGTGAAAACCGCGAGGTTGCCGTCGACGAAACTCCGCGGCCGGACTCGAGCCTGGAGAAGCTCTCCGCCCTGAAGCCCGCCTTCCGCGCCGGAGGCAGCGTCACCGCAGGCAACAGCTCGACCCTCAATGACGGAGCCTCGGCCCTGCTTCTGATGGAAAGGTCCAGGGCCGCGGCTCTTGGCCTTGCGCCCCTTGCGCGTTGGGCCGGCTCGGCCTCGGCCGGAGTGGATCCCTCCTACATGGGCCTGGGCCCCGTGCCTGCGACCCGAAAGCTCATAGGCCGGCTGGGGATTAAGATCTCGGAGATAGACTTGATCGAGCTAAACGAGGCCTTCGCGGCCCAAAGCTTGGCCTGCATCCGAGAGCTTGGAATAGACGAGGAGCGCTTGAACGTGAACGGCGGCGCCATCGCGCTCGGCCACCCCCTGGGCTCGAGCGGAGCGCGCCTCTGCGTGGCCTTGCTTCACGAGATGCGCCGGCGCAAGGCCCGGCGCGGCTTGGCGACCCTTTGCGTAGGAGTCGGGCAGGGCCTGGCGACCCTTTGGGAAGCGGTATAACACTAGTGTAGTGTCCCGGAAATAACTGGACAATGGAAGGCCCAGAATTGAGAACAGTTCTAGGAGCCTGTCCGAGTAATCGTCCGGACGCATGACAGGTCCCTTCCGCATTCTTGGAATGGCGGTCCGGGTCCTGCCGGGGGTGGGGCCCATCGCCCTCTGCGCGACTTGCTGTGCTCGTCTCGCACCCGGGCGATCCGACCCACCCCCGTCACCCGACCCGTTCAAGGATGCGGATCGGACCTGGCCCAAAAACGGGCCGCCGACACACTCGATCGCCTTATTATGGTATATTTGTCCTACCATCGCCCGGTCGACGGCGTGGACGCCTCCGCCTATCGTTTGAGTGAGACTACTACAATGTTCCCCAGACTGTTGAGATGCTTATTTATCGCGGCGCTCTTGGCTGCGGGGCCAAGCGGGCAAGTCAGTGCCGGTCCTCTTCCACTCTCAGAGTCTGAATTTTTCCGCAGGCTTCAAGCAATCAGGCAGGCAGTCTTACAGACTCAAGCTCAGGCCCCTCCGGCCGTCAGGGCCGCGCAAAGCAATCCGCCCGATTTCCCAATCGGCAACCCGGTCCAGGAGGGGCTCGACTCCGCTGCGCTTAAGAGGCTCCTAGATCGTGCGGCCGCAGAGCGCTCGGATGTCATTTTGATCCTGAGGCGCGGCAAGCTCGTCGCCTCGCAGGGCGCCTGGGATCGGAAGATCTACGCGATGTCCGCGACCAAGTCCGTGGCGAGCCTTGCTGTCGGATTACTCATCGATGACGGCCTGATTCAATCGCTCGATCAGCCTGTGTCGGATTTCGTTTCCCAGTGGAAGGAAGGAGAAAAGAGTAAGATCACAATCCGCATGCTGTTGAATCACACCTCCGGCCTGGACACCCACGGGCGGGGAGTGCCCTACGCTTTGAATGCCCCGCTGGTTTACCCGCCGGGAACCGCTTTCGTCTACAATAATCCCGCCGTTGATCTTCTTGGTGTGGTCATCGAAAAGGCCTCGGGCGTGCGCGCCGATCTCTATATCGCCCGGCGGCTTTTCGAGCCGCTCGGCATCGCCGATTGGGATTGGGCCAAGGACAGCGCGGGAAACCCCTTGATCGCCGGGGAGCTCCAAATCCGGCCGGCGGATCTAGCGAAGATCGGGCAAATGGTTCTTGACGGAGGCGTGTGGAACGGACGGCATGTGCTCAGCAAGAGCTGGCTTGAGCGGTCGGTCGAAGCGTCGCAGCCTTTCGATCCCACATGCGGCCTGCTCTGGTGGCGGGACGCGCAGGCGCGTTCCATCGGGTTTACGCCCAGACTGTTGGAAGCCTGGGGCCGGGCGGGGGTTCGCGCCGAGGTCCTCGATCCGATGCGCCCTTTGGTCGGGCGGCCGATGAAAGACATGGGCGAGCTCATCGCCGCGATGCGAGCCGCCTATCAGGGCCATCCTTCGTACCTGAAGGAGCTCAACGCGGTATTGATGCGCAACCGACTCCAGTGGTACGAGGTCATTGAACTAGGCCCGGTCGAGGGCTTCTCCGCGCAGGGTTGGCTTGGGCAATTCCTGGTGGTGGACCTCAAGCGAGGCTTGGTCGGCGTCCGCATGCGCGATTCCCGCCCAAGCGATTATCCGACGCTTGAGAATCCACATCCGCCCTATGTGGACACGTTCGATGACTTCCCGAAGTATGTTCACGAACTCGCGCCAGCCCTCTAGGAGCCCGTCCGAGTAAATCCCGTCGGTAAGAAGTAAAATTCTCTCCGCGCCCAAGGAGAGAATGAGCAAAACCTACCGCCCCTACGAGCCGGACCAGATGCTGTTGCTGCCGTCGTCGATCAAGGACTGGCTGCCGAAGGGCCACCTGGCGCACTTCGTCAGCGACATGGTCGATGAACTGGACCTGAGCGCGATTACGACGGTCTACGAGCGGGAAGGCCGCGGCTACCCGCCGTACCACCCGACGATGATGGCGAAGATGCTGCTCTACGCGTACTGCGTCGGTCTGCCGTCGAGCCGCAAGATCGAGCGCGGGCTTGTGGAGGACGTGGCGCTGCGCTACCTTGGAGCCAACAACACGCCGGATTTTTGGACGATTTCTGATTTCCGAAAACGGCACCTTGAGGCGTTGAGCTATGGGTGGATGAGGTCGACGAGGCGGAGGACGCGGAGTACGGGCGCGACAAGCGAGGCGATGAACTGCCGGAGGAGTTGCAGCACCGGGAAGGGCGGCTCAAGAAGATTCGATAAGCCAAGGCAGCGCTGGAGCAGGAGGCGCCATCGCGCTCGGCCACCCCCTGGGCTCGAGCGGGGCGCGCCTCTGCGTGACCTTGCTTCACGAGATGCGCCGGCGCAAGGCCCGGCGCGGCTTGGCGACCCTTTGGGAAGCGGTATAGAACGGCTGGTATAACACGGTAGCAGGTGCCAGGCACCCTCCGGGAGCCAGGCACCGCTAGCGTCGGCGATCGACCACGTAAGCCGAGCCGGGCTGCTGCTTGGCGAATTTTTTGAGCTCGGCGCCGTAATGCGAGATTTGCGCGTAGGAGGTAAGGCTGCGCAGCCCGTTATGGCAGATCCCTATGGCGATGGAGAGCAGGGGAAACTCGACCACTCGCCCCTGCCTGTCGGTTGAGACGATTTTTTTATTCTTGCGATCCTTCGCGTTGTAGAAGATGGGCGCCATGCCATCAAAATCCGTGATGATATCCCGAGAGAGGGCCTCCATGCGCTTGGGATGCGTCAGGACGATGAAGTCGTCCCCCCCAATATGCCCCACGAAATCCTCCACCACGCCCTTGCCGCCGCGCGTTAGCTTGACGAGAATGTCGGCAGTGGCCTTGATGACCTTGTCGCCGGCCTCGAAGCCGTAGGCGTCGTTGTAGGCCTTAAATTGGTTAAGGTCGAGGTAAAGGACGGCCAAGGGCTTGCCCGACTCGATGGCCTCCTTGATCCTCCTTTGGATCGAGACGTTCCCTGGCAGGCGGGTGAGGGGATTGGCGTCGAGGCCCTGCTGGGTGCGCTTCAAGATCATGTGGATGCGCGCCAGGAGCTCCTGGAGATCCACGGGTTTGGTGATGAAGTCGTCGGCGCCGAGGTTGAGCCCCTTGATTTTGGTGTCTCGGGTTCCCGCCGCCGAGAGCAGGATCAGCGGCAGGTGCTCGTAGAGAGAGTCCTTGCGCAGCTCCCGGCAGACCTCGAAGCCGTCCATGCCGGGCATGCGCAGGTCCAGGATCGCGATGTCCGGCGCGCGGGCGCGTATGGAGTCGAGGGCTTGCCTCCCGTTGTCCACCGTCTCCACATGAAAGCCGGCCATCTCCAGGCTTTGCTTGATGACGATTAGGAGGTCCGGCTCGTCATCGGCCAGCAGGATGCGATGCTTATTGTCGGAGCTCACGAGCCTAGTTTGGTCGTAATTTGTGACCATGTCAAGAGTCTCCGCCTAGTGCTCCGACCGAGCCATAATGCGCGTTGTGGGGGCCCGGATTTGAGCTGGATGCTAGGAGCGAGGAGGGAGCATAGCGGTAGCTATGTGACCGACAAGCGACGCCGCAGGCCGCCAAAGCCGGACCCCCGCTCTATGGAGGAACTGTCTACGATCAAGATGTCAGCGATTTCCTTAAGAAGAGCGGCCGGACGCTTTTGGCCTACGCCTTCGTTGCGCTCGCCTCACAGGCCTTTCAGGCATGCTCGGCTCGCGCGCCTCGGCTCGCTCCAAAAGCGGCCGGCCACAACGCGCATTATGGCTCGGTCGGAGCACTAGTCCCGTCGGGCCGAGAAATTGACAGTAATTCTCAAAAATTGATAAAATGACTTTGTAAGTTTCTTGCATGTCCGTCGATCCCGAGGAGTCTGACAAGAAGCAAAACGGGGCCGCCGCGTGGGCCTTCGCGCTGGGCGCGGGAACGCAGCTCGTGACCAGCGTTCTCCTGGGCTTTCTCGCGGGGCAATGGCTCGACGGCAAGCTCGGGACCGGGCCGTGGTTGATGTTGTTGGGCGCTTTCTTGGGAATCAGCGTTGGACTCTACCAACTTATCAAGGCGCAGGCGCGTCGCGACGGCCGTTAAAAGCTCTTTGGAAGCAGCCTTGGCGGTGGCGGCGGCTCTGACTCTGGCGGGCATGTTCGGGCGGCCCGCGGAGCAGTGCCGGGGCGCGGCTGTCGGGCTGAGCGCGGCGTGGCTGGCCTCAAGCCTGAGCACATTCGCGTTGATCTGGACCAAGGCCGTTTCCGCGGAGGCCTTTTGGTGGGCCTTCGGCGGGGGAATGGCCCTGCGCGCGGCGGCGCTTGGCTGCCTCATGGCTTGGAGCGCGCGGGCCAAGGGCGTTGCGCCGGCGGCCATGCTCGTCTCCTACGCCCTGGGGGTCTTGGTTTGCTTGATGGTGGAGTATAGGCACATAAAATTAAAATGAATTTCGAACGCATCCTCGAGCATCACCTGATGGATCACGCCCTGGCCTTCAACCTCACCAAGCATCTGGTGACGCTGTGGTCCGTCAGCGCCGCCTGCGTCGCTCTGCTGTCCTGGGCCGCGCGCAGCCGCTCGCGCGCCGGGCTGCTCTTGCGCGGCGCGGTCGAGGCCGTGGCCCTTTACCTGCGCGATGCGGTGCTCGAGCCCATATTCGGCCATTCCACCGCCACCTATTTGCCCTATTTCCTAACATTGTTCTTCTTCATCCTGGCGTGTAATCTGGTCGGCCTCCTGCCCGGCGCAGCCGCCATCACCGGCAACATTTCCATCACTTTCGCCCTGGCGAGCTGCACCTTCGGCTTGATCCATCTGGCCGGGGTCAAGGAGCAGGGTCTTTTTTCCTATATCGCCCACATCGTTCCGGGCGGCCTACCGAAGGTCCTGGTTCCTCTCATTTTCCTCATCGAGATCGTAGGGCTCCTGGCCAAGTGCATCGCCCTCTGTATCCGGCTCTTCGCCAACATCATCGCGGGGCATATCGTCTCTCTGGCATTCCTGTCCCTGATCTTCATTTTCGCGCAAATGAGTCCCTACATCGGGCTCGGTGTCGCTCCAGCGGCCGTGGGTTTGGCTCTTTTTGTCTACGCACTGGACGTCCTGGTCGCGTTCCTGCAGGCGTACATCTTCACCTTTCTCACCGCCTTGTTCGTCGGCGGCGCCGTACACCCGCATTAGCGGAGGTCGCAAACGGCGGCTCATGAAGCGCGCCGACCAAGGGGCCAAGGCCCCGAAGCAGGAGGTCGTTAGAATGCTGTATCTAGGACTAAGCTACATCGGAGTGGGAGTAGGGGCGGGGATCTGCCTCGTCGGCGCGGCCATGGGCATCGCGAAGCTCGCCCGGGCGGCGCTAGAGGGCGCGGCCCGCCAGCCGGAGGCCGCCGGCTCCCTGCAGACCATGATGATCATTCCGGCCGCCATGATCGAGGGCTTGGGGCTGTTGGCCCTGGTCATCGCGTTCTTGGCCGTGGGCGCTCTCAACAAGGGCATCGAGGCCGCGGGACGTGGTTCCGCGCCGGCCGCGGCGGTAGAGCATCATTGAAATAATCCGGGACCCCGGGAAACGGGTCCCGGATCGATTTGGACGGGACGAATGGAACGGCTGGTGCCAGGCACCTAGAGGAGAGAAAGGACTGATATGGACAAACTGCTAAACCCTGATACAGGCCTGGTGGTGTGGACGATCGTGACCTTCCTCTGCCTGGTGTTCATCTTGAAGAAGTTCGCCTGGGGGCCTCTTTTGGCCTCTGTCGAGGATCGCGAGAAGAGGATGAAGTCCGATTTGGAGGGGGCCCAGGCCGCCCGCGCCGAGGCGGAGAGAATCAAGAACGAGCTCGATGGACAGATGGCGAACCTCCAGGCCAAGAGCCGGGAGTTCCTGGCCCAGGCATTGAAGGAGGGGGAGGGTCTCAAGGCTCAGCTCAAGGCCGCGGCGGAGGCAGAGTCGCAGAA encodes the following:
- a CDS encoding response regulator, giving the protein MSSDNKHRILLADDEPDLLIVIKQSLEMAGFHVETVDNGRQALDSIRARAPDIAILDLRMPGMDGFEVCRELRKDSLYEHLPLILLSAAGTRDTKIKGLNLGADDFITKPVDLQELLARIHMILKRTQQGLDANPLTRLPGNVSIQRRIKEAIESGKPLAVLYLDLNQFKAYNDAYGFEAGDKVIKATADILVKLTRGGKGVVEDFVGHIGGDDFIVLTHPKRMEALSRDIITDFDGMAPIFYNAKDRKNKKIVSTDRQGRVVEFPLLSIAIGICHNGLRSLTSYAQISHYGAELKKFAKQQPGSAYVVDRRR
- the atpE gene encoding ATP synthase F0 subunit C; translated protein: MLYLGLSYIGVGVGAGICLVGAAMGIAKLARAALEGAARQPEAAGSLQTMMIIPAAMIEGLGLLALVIAFLAVGALNKGIEAAGRGSAPAAAVEHH
- a CDS encoding beta-lactamase family protein, with the protein product MILRRGKLVASQGAWDRKIYAMSATKSVASLAVGLLIDDGLIQSLDQPVSDFVSQWKEGEKSKITIRMLLNHTSGLDTHGRGVPYALNAPLVYPPGTAFVYNNPAVDLLGVVIEKASGVRADLYIARRLFEPLGIADWDWAKDSAGNPLIAGELQIRPADLAKIGQMVLDGGVWNGRHVLSKSWLERSVEASQPFDPTCGLLWWRDAQARSIGFTPRLLEAWGRAGVRAEVLDPMRPLVGRPMKDMGELIAAMRAAYQGHPSYLKELNAVLMRNRLQWYEVIELGPVEGFSAQGWLGQFLVVDLKRGLVGVRMRDSRPSDYPTLENPHPPYVDTFDDFPKYVHELAPAL
- the atpF gene encoding F0F1 ATP synthase subunit B translates to MDKLLNPDTGLVVWTIVTFLCLVFILKKFAWGPLLASVEDREKRMKSDLEGAQAARAEAERIKNELDGQMANLQAKSREFLAQALKEGEGLKAQLKAAAEAESQKIKDKTMADLADEKQRLVRELRHEVSQLSVLAAERLLRQSVDDRVQKTVLESFFHDLEKADKAH
- the atpB gene encoding F0F1 ATP synthase subunit A, with the translated sequence MNFERILEHHLMDHALAFNLTKHLVTLWSVSAACVALLSWAARSRSRAGLLLRGAVEAVALYLRDAVLEPIFGHSTATYLPYFLTLFFFILACNLVGLLPGAAAITGNISITFALASCTFGLIHLAGVKEQGLFSYIAHIVPGGLPKVLVPLIFLIEIVGLLAKCIALCIRLFANIIAGHIVSLAFLSLIFIFAQMSPYIGLGVAPAAVGLALFVYALDVLVAFLQAYIFTFLTALFVGGAVHPH
- a CDS encoding AtpZ/AtpI family protein; the encoded protein is MSVDPEESDKKQNGAAAWAFALGAGTQLVTSVLLGFLAGQWLDGKLGTGPWLMLLGAFLGISVGLYQLIKAQARRDGR